The Primulina huaijiensis isolate GDHJ02 chromosome 9, ASM1229523v2, whole genome shotgun sequence genomic interval TCGTGAAGCCGTGGGTCGTGAAAGCACGGCTTTCACGAGAATACTGACGAGACCCAATAAATTtcatatctcaaaataaatttattaacaaTACGTGGTTTTCTTATTGGATTTGTTGAAGAGAAATAACTTGTAGACTCGTGGTTAATTGCTAGCCAAAAAATGAGAAGATGGAAGGTTAAGAAGAAAAAGATTTTTTGTGAAGACAAGGAATGAAATAAGATCTAGGGTTAGAGTCGAGAAAGATTGAAAAATTGAGtcgagtaattttttttatttaattaaattataaattttattatatataaaattaaaatacactaataaaaaaattaatttttaaacaaatttaaaaaaaaaaaaaaaaaattacattcacTCCTTTTTCGTTTTCCCAGTCCTAGCAAAGTAAGCACAGCAGTAGTGAGCTGAAGAAGTTACCATCAATCCTGCGCCGATGGATCTCAGCGCTCTTCTCCTTTCCCTCATTCCTTCGTGGACATCAGTTTGTTCGCCTTAACTCTCTGCAAATCACTCACAAATTTGTTTAATGAATGTGCATCTGTATCTCATTGTAACGACTACCTTTTCTGCTgtgttttttgaaaaaaaaatggaatagGTTGCTATGATGCTGTTATTCTTTACTTACTTGGCGATTGCTGGATCCCTTTTGCCCGGGAAAGTTGTTCCTGGAGCGGTGCTTTCTGATGGAACTCGGCTCCATTATCGTTGCAATGGTTTGAAATTAGACCACCATTCCTACAGCTTTGGTTCCAATGACGTTGTTTCAGAATTTTTAATCGGTTTTTTCTTTGTTTGGTGATTACAGGTTTATTATCTCTCATCGTATTGGTTTTTCTACTCGGGATAGGCGGATGGATGGATTTTATATCACTCACTGTGAGTATTGTCATCTGTAGTTTTAATACGTGCTCATACGGAAAATGagtctttctttcttcttttgttttggTTGCTTGTAATTCGTCATAAGAGGCTGAAGATTGTTGTAAATTTGTTTTGTTCACGGCATTTAATGTATGATTTGTGGACTATGCGCACGTTGATGTCTGAAATGCATTTGGTATCGTACATTTGCTGCAGGCAATTGCAGATAGAGGGCTTGAGCTTTTGTCAACAACGTTTGTATTCAGTGTATTTGTAAGTTTCTGGTCAACCTGTTGTTACATTTCTTCAAATGAAGGGTTGGGATCTAGTTATAGTACACCtgactaattatttttaatctaGTAAATATATGAAATAGGCTTGTTAGTATTGAATTATGACATTTAGCTGAGAATCACGTTATCGGGGTCATCCATCACAAAGTGACtgaaatattgaaattttataagCTAGTGTTGTATCACATACACTCGGGCACATCCCGGATTTCGATTTAAAGGTAGTGAATTATTAATCTCCTAAAAAGCACTTGCAACCATTCGGTGATTGTACACCTTGTAAATTTTGACGATCTAGTGTCTTGTTGCCTGTGCGTCACGAGTGTTTTGTTCTAATGGTGTTTCATGACAGATGACATTTCTTCTCTATATAACTGGCTATAATTCCCGATCACGAAGTTCTTCTTTGAAGCCTCGAGTCACTGGAAACTTCATTCATGACtggtaaataattcaatttgtCACACGAAGTCTCTCAAACTATTATCGAAATCAAATATCGTAGTATCCCCTGAAAAGTTCTTGAAAGCAGTTTGTATTGATCATTCAAGCTCCAAGAACTATTTCAccttttcttttctattttttttatacataatgctttatttactaaatttatagaTTGGCCATTAACAGTTTTCTGCAGTTTATGCTTATGTATTCTTATGTCATGCTATAGGTGGTTTGGGATACAACTAAATCCTCAGTTAATGGGAATTGACCTCAAGTATGTTTCCAAACCTAAGTTGCTAACTAGGTGTCTTGAAACTGTCACAATCTTCATAACATACTCTGTTATGAGTGCTTTTGGCATTTTCCCACCAGACTCTACTGCTagttagagttttatttttctttctagtATGCTATGTATAAATTAGTGACAATTCCTTCCAGTTAATACCTTTTTGATTGGAAGAAAACTACAATTGATAAGCTTTCTTTCATTATATCTGTAAGTGAATGTGATTGTGATTTCCTATGCTTATAAGCAGCCACCTTTATCTCCTCACATGGTGAAATTGGCCAgtgcatttttttaatataatgtaATCCAATCTATCTTGTAGATTCTACTTTGTTAGAGCTGGTATGATGGGATGGCTTCTTATAAATCTGTCTGTTCTTGCAAGCATTCAAGTGACTGACTTAAGCCGATCAATGATACTCTACCAGCTATTTTGCGTGGTATGTTGGCAAAAATTATATTGTGTTCTTGAAATCGTTTAGTTCTTAGAATTTTGTCTTTTGCTTCCTAATTCAGCTATACATCCTGGACTACTTTTTCTTTGAAGAATATATGACCTCCACGTAAGTATCATACTTTCCTCTTGTATGTGAACGTATATTTCACTGCAACTGTATCCATATCATCATTTGTTTGTCCAATGTATATGTCATAGAATAGCTCTCGTTGTTTGGCTTTAAAAGTTTTGTTGTTCAATTAGCTTTGGTTCGCCATATTATTTTAGAATGCTGATTCCTCTGTCAAAGTTCATTTGGAAATGTTACACTAGTTTTTGTTCTGCTAGGTTTGTATAACATATCATTCTGATTAGTGTTGAAGGTTTGCCATCTCTAACAAATTAATTAGTTTCCTTTTCTCTGGTTGATTTTTGAATAGCCTAGTTGTTAACTTTCCATTCACATGTCACAGAATCCTTAAATCTAACCTCAACCAAATTGGCATCTTCTTAGATGGGATATAATTGCAGAGAGGTTGGGTTTCATGCTGGTTTTTGGAGATCTAGTCTGGATTCCATTTACATTCAGTATCCAGGTATACGGTCGTATAGGCAACACttaactcaatttttttttcaagtccCCCTTTCTTAAATTCAGCTCTACATGCTTTTACCCATCAAACTGGGTTTAGGCAAAGCATAAAACTTTTCTGGAAAAATCAACTTTGAATGGCACTCAAATATGAATTTTGTCATGGATTTGTTATTCCTGGATATTTTAATGTAGTTTGTATTGAAAATGGTTTTGGAAACATTTTGGTCCTGGTTCATTGTGTGATAACTACCTTCATATTCCCATTCTTTTAAAGTCTTCCGATTCCCTTTGTCTTTCGCCGAACATATCCAATTTCCACCAatccctctctctctctcacacacattCAGTTATCTATGGGCATATTCACCTTTCCTCTATGAAACATGACCTTTATTGCAATTTTACGATGGCATTGTTGAGGACATTCTTCGTCTATCCAGTGTCTGTAGAGATGATAATACCAATGTCATACCATCATGAAATTATGTTAATGTGGAACCATATAACTTGTAGATTATCTAATTATATTTGGTCAATCCTTTTGATCTATGATTGTTGCTGCAGTTGTACAATGGTTATATTCTCATATCTATATTTTCCAAGGGTTCCTAGAAACAGCTTGAAATTGAATTTTGACTGTTTCTGTTTCATGCCTGTTTATCCATTCTCTATAGTGTCATTATGCAACaaaatgattttaatatttgtaaCTTAAGTAAAAACCATGTTTTCATTGTCCTACTCTATTTAATTCTTGAGCTACTACTCTTTTTCAGAAATGAACTATTATATTCATTTATTCTAGTCATCCCATTGTTTAGTGTGCCATCTGATCAGTTACTCTGGCTCAATCTGGCATGTGAGTGATGCTGTAGTGTATCTGTGTATGCATGCACGAGCATGTTCTCcttgtaaatattttataatttatttcttctCTTTTGAAAGGGTTGGTGGCTTAAAGATAATGAGGTGGAGCTAACAACTGCTGCTGTTGTTGCCAACTGTCTTGTTTTTCTCATTGGGTAATATTTCTCTTTCAAATGAGGCAATCACAGATGCTATTGTTGTTGGTTGTTTTCAACCAACATATTTGGAGTTTCTGGTCTTGTCTATTTTTTACACTGACATGCTTGTTTTGTGGTTGCAAAGCTATCTCGTCTTCCGAGGAGCTAACAAGCAGAAGCATGATTTCAAAAAGAATCCCGAAGCACATATTTGGGGTAGGCCTCCAAAAATAATTGGAGGGAAGCTTCTTGGTTCTGGTTACTGGTAAGTATCCATCTGGCATTCAGAACATCTCTCTGTGGTTCCCTTACTTCATCGCATGAAAATATGATCGAATATATCTacgttataaaaataataagaagaaAAACATGCATTGTCGTTGCATAAAATAACCAAGAAAATTTTTGTTGATAAAACATCATATATCCGAAttagttaaaatattattttacaaaaaatttactGCTAAACAAGtttgttaattaaaaatattgggAAATGAAGTAATATAAATCGTTATAATCAAAGAATTAcagaaattgaaaaatatatgataaataatttaccttgaatatgttttaatttatatgaaatatattttaattgactCGAATCTAAAGAACAATATTAGAGATTGAATTCATGAACATTATAACAAAATACACAACCTAAAATAACAAGAAGACATATATATCAAGGacaaatttattgtttatgagaAATGCAACTTCCTGATTAGATTTTTGTACGAAAAAAGTTAAATCtatcattattaatataaaaatctatGTACCCAACAAATAGAAAGCAGATGAATAAAAACTGAAAAACACGCATTAATTATACATACATCAATCAAAGCAATACACATTAGATTAACACTAATATGATTTCGtttattttgattgttttttgAAATCGAAGTACATTAACTCATTTGACTTAAAAAAGCTCAACACTTTCacatgagaatgaaaatatgatcattgtccacaaaaaattatttaagtcAAAATTGTAAATTGAAACTAtacattttttaaatcttgttttttttaaacataactGAAGTCGGAAAACTTCAAAGTCTCCAAAgcaacaaatataataaaaagattGAACCTCGAGACTCGAAATGTAATTATGCAATTAAATAGTTTAACCAAAAATGAAGAAAGAAGCAAATTCAATGTTAAATATCAGACAAATGACAAAATTACAAAAGTACGAAATAGTAGTAAAAATACGTGTAAGTGGATCGACGAATCAAGTTTCCATATAAATATGATTCATAGAAGGAAAAACACTTGTTATTTGTTGGTTATTAGCGGCATCCCGAAAACTTCTGGGTTGAAATATGGTTTTCAAATTTAGTGTCAAATTAATGGATGTCACTgtctacaaaaaaattatttaagttaaagctgtaaattaaaatttagattaTCTAaatctggttttttttttaacatacgCGAAGTCGAAActtccaaatcttcaaagcaacaGATATAATAAAAAGATTGAACCTCGAGACTCGAgatgtaattatgaaattaaatcatCCAATCAAAAacaaatgaagaagaaaagtcAAAGTTAAACAAATTACAAAATTACAAAAGTACGATataacagtaaaaacaatacgTGTAAGTAGATGAACTAATCAAATTTCCATTAAAATATGATCCATACAAGAAAAAACACTTGTCGCTTGTTGGATATTAACGGCATCTCGAAAACGTCCGGGTCGAAATATGACTTTCAAATTAAGTTTCGAATTAGTGGATGCTGCCAAAAGAAGTTGTGATGCCCAGATTGAACCTCAAGATAACTCTGGAATTAAACggcacaaccaaaaaaaaagtcaaagttTAATAGACAAATGACAAAATAACCATAGTGATCCCAAAAGATAAACATAAGAAATACCAAAAGACAAACATAAGTTTTGATGACAATTTAGTAAACAAACAATGAAACCACGTTTATAAAGATAATAGATAATAGAAATTAATATAGCTCTAGAGAGAAAATAGAGGCCATGCGACATAGAAAAATGAATATAGCCTCAAGGTATCTAGATTCTAATGTATCATCTCTCTGAAAGTTCGACCGTCTGTCTTGCATTGGTCCTCTCCGTATGTCTAGGCTCTACAATACCACTGCATTTTGGTGTTCCTTGTGTTTCTACGAACTATGAATTGCTCCTTCATCCTAAGTTACTATGACTCCATCCTGGTAGATTTTTGTTCCTTTTTCAGGGCAATTGCCAGGCACTGTAATTATCTCGGTGATTTGTTGGTTGCTCTGTCCTTCAGTTTACCTTGTGGGATAAGGTCATAATCTCTCTCTATCTATCAAGGATGGGAAATTTATAGTGGCTTAATTTTGTCATCTTTTACCATGTTTACGCAGTTCTCCAGTTCCATATTTCTATCCAATTTACCTATTTGTTTTACTGATATGGAGAGAAAGGAGAGACGAAGCCCGGTGTGCACAGAAGTACAAGGAAGTTTGGGCGGAATATCGGGACCTGGTTCCTTGGAGGATACTTCCATATGTTTACTAATGGCGAGCTCCTGCTTTGTGTATTTATCAATGGACAAATTTCCATTTCCATGTTTTATGTAGAATGCTCTATTTTTTCATAATTCTTGTTAAATGAATATTTCTGGATTGATGTAAAATGTCTGGACAATTTGAGGTTCTTGATGATGGATGAAGAGAAATGGCTGTGCGAGTTGCATTTGCTTTGGATATTTACGTGGATATTTACTTGCATGCTGTGTCAATTTCGATGTGAATTGGAATTGGGGGAAATATTTCTATTTCCAACTATATCCTAATACATGTTTACAGCAAAGCCGACGACTAAAATATGATATCAATTGCTATTATAATACAAGATCTAAAGATTACAGTAGAAGAAAGCCAATTATTATTATACAATAGTGCGTGAATTGATACTCTTTCCGAAATATCCTTTTATGAATTTGGacaactattattattattatttttttgcattACTCGTGGCATATGTGATGTATgtgttttgttaaaaaaatattaaaaaatttattttaaaataaaaattataaatttttgaaagtGAAATGAtagttgattaaaaaaattttaaaaaaatattattataatatagtaaTGTGATTAAACTCAAATCATTAGATTGTCAATTCAGCATCGTCAACTTCGACAAACTCATGGATTTACGCCTAGCATATCATTGAACTTGTAGTCTGTACTGACTTTTGCATAAACCTGCTGGTGCAAGAGATGGGTTGGATGAGAGAAGTCGGTTGGGCATGACTGATGATGTTGAATGTCGGGCATCTAATGTACTACAGAACTATCATCTCTTCCTCCTCATGTCACCTCTCTCCGCTGTGAATTCTTTTTGGTGGAAACTCCTGTGACCTCGACTCCCACATTAGGCAAAGGGGATGAACTATTTTCATAAACGCAATCCTCCTATTGTTCATCTAGACTTGAAATCTCCTAACCTATTAGTTGACAGAAAGTATACTGTGACGGTAAGAGgaagattaaatattttttatttatgatatgAGCAAGTTAATTGTGATGCTTtgaaatgtttaattttttcctCCAAGAACTCTTTTAATTAGTGGAGTTGGTCTATGAGATGACATCCATCCTCTCATGTGGTtgcttcattttatttatttaggccGCCTGTATctttattgattattatttaaagAATCATATAAGTTGATATGCTTTTGTAAGATTTGTCCTTGTTCCTGTCAAACTCACTGTATTGACTTACCTTTGTTTTTAAGATTTCTTCACTCACTTATTTTGTATGGTTCCTTACCATGTACATCTCTTCGTCAGGTCTGTGATTTTGGTATTTCGGATTTAAAAGCTAACACATTTATTTCATCCAAGTCTGCTGCTGGCACTGTAAGTTTACTCTCTTTTTGTGCGAAGATATCTCATTCCTCAGACATTTGCCTATATTCATCTAATAACGAAGTAGTATTCTTTTTCATGTAACCTGAGTGGATGGCACCTGAAGTCCTCCGTAATCAGATGTGTACAGTTTTGAGGGAATTCTATGGGAGTTGGCAACATTGCAGCAACTGTGGGGGTAACTTAAATCCTGCTCAGGTTTGTGATTAGCTTTATTTGAACAAATAAAACTTTTATAGCAATTCTTATGACTTATTGTCTGAAAACTATTTTGCTGATTTGGGTCAGACTTCAGGGGGATAGGGTCATAGGGGTAGTACTGTTGCTTCGAGAATGTTGATAATTGAAATACTTGAACATTAGATGTAAATTGTTCATTTGGTCgtaataaaaagtcatataagCAGTAATTCTAAGAAGCATCAGATGCATCTGAATCACGAGGATGGACTATCAGTTTTTTGAAGAATATTTTATCCTACATGGATTGCTGGGGGAGCCGGAGAGACGTGCCCTGCTATGGCCTCTGTAACCTGCCTACCAGTTTACCTCTCCCTCCAAAACCTTTaatgaaaaacatgataaaaatggAAATCTTACCTTTGCTAGTTTCCTACCGGCGATGGTCATTCCCTGAATCTGTCGAAGTTTCTGAAGGATTACTGATATGTTTACATGAAGTTCGATATTTTCTTGAGCCCACTTGTATGTACACATGATTGAATTTGTATCTTAACCTTCTAGGTTGTTGCAGCTGTTGGTTTTAAAGGAAAAACTCTTGAAATACCGGTGGGCATAAATCCTCAAATAGCGGCCATAATTGGGAGCTGCTGGGCCAAGTGAGTGTAACGTCTGGTTTATTTGGGAAGTGTATAAACCTCCAAAGCTAGTACTAAAATTATTTCCTTGTCTGATGACTACATGCAAATCTGTCTTGAATGCTGTGTCTCTGAATCGaccataaatatatttaatagcATTTTGGTTTAGTACATATTATCAATTGGCGTCACTTCCTTTCTTGCTGCTTAGATTTCTTTCCACTAGCCGATTTCACAAATGAACATACTTGTTATCGATATCTACATACTATTGGCTTCAATTCAAATTGGCAGAGAACGTTGATCAGGTCTCCAACAACTATAAAGGGTCATGCAGAAATACCTTCTCTCATGTGAAACTAAGGGAAACTGTAAAGCTTATTGCGATTATGTGAGTTAAATTCTTCCAATTTTATTCCTTGTTGAAACATCCTTGGATGGTTTTAAGGTTCATCTATCTAAAAGCATCTTGGTTTACCTTATCGATTTCACgtcattaaattttatgttgtcagttttatttgtttatttacgTTTGACTTCCGTTTAGACAAGTCATGATAAGATGAGTTAAAATGCGATGCGACGAAAATAATGTTAGATACGGAATGTTATTATTGTTTCTAATAGAAAAATAGATTTTCCAACTATTACAGTGAACAGAA includes:
- the LOC140985429 gene encoding delta(14)-sterol reductase-like encodes the protein MDLSALLLSLIPSWTSVAMMLLFFTYLAIAGSLLPGKVVPGAVLSDGTRLHYRCNGLLSLIVLVFLLGIGGWMDFISLTAIADRGLELLSTTFVFSVFMTFLLYITGYNSRSRSSSLKPRVTGNFIHDWWFGIQLNPQLMGIDLKFYFVRAGMMGWLLINLSVLASIQVTDLSRSMILYQLFCVLYILDYFFFEEYMTSTWDIIAERLGFMLVFGDLVWIPFTFSIQGWWLKDNEVELTTAAVVANCLVFLIGYLVFRGANKQKHDFKKNPEAHIWGRPPKIIGGKLLGSGYWAIARHCNYLGDLLVALSFSLPCGISSPVPYFYPIYLFVLLIWRERRDEARCAQKYKEVWAEYRDLVPWRILPYVY